One Cellulomonas taurus genomic region harbors:
- a CDS encoding CheR family methyltransferase, giving the protein MSLTRETFDFVADLVRRRSAIQLEPGKEYLVESRLLPLAREGGHAGVDAYVSSVRTGRREADLVAVVEALTTNETSWFRDSTPFSALRTHMLPALRADRPVLDRLRVWSAACSTGQEPYSIAMTLAEILGPSTRTEIVATDLSDQVLNQAKEGRYSQLEVNRGLPAPMLVRHFRRSGADWQIAEELRRTITFQRHNLLDAAPLGPFDIVFLRNVLIYFDLDTKRAILGRVHRVLRPGGFLVLGAAETTIGVDGDWERVPVARGSVYRPVHGGSAGLPTPRTTTTNFPVASTSTFVNQGVSR; this is encoded by the coding sequence ATGAGCCTGACCCGCGAGACCTTCGACTTCGTCGCGGACCTGGTCCGACGGCGCAGTGCGATCCAGTTGGAACCGGGCAAGGAGTACCTGGTCGAGAGTCGGCTGCTGCCGCTGGCCCGCGAGGGTGGGCACGCGGGGGTGGACGCCTACGTGTCGTCGGTGCGCACCGGCCGTCGGGAGGCCGACCTGGTCGCCGTGGTCGAGGCGCTGACCACCAACGAGACCTCCTGGTTCCGTGACTCCACCCCGTTCAGCGCGCTGCGCACGCACATGCTGCCGGCACTGCGGGCGGACCGTCCGGTGCTGGACCGGCTGCGGGTGTGGTCGGCCGCCTGTTCCACCGGGCAGGAGCCGTACTCGATCGCGATGACCCTGGCCGAGATCCTCGGCCCGTCGACCCGCACCGAGATCGTGGCCACCGACCTGTCCGACCAGGTGCTGAACCAGGCGAAGGAGGGCAGGTACTCGCAGCTCGAGGTGAACCGGGGTCTGCCCGCGCCGATGCTGGTCCGGCACTTCCGCCGGTCCGGCGCGGACTGGCAGATCGCCGAGGAACTGCGTCGCACCATCACCTTCCAGCGGCACAACCTGCTGGACGCGGCACCGCTGGGACCGTTCGACATCGTGTTCCTGCGCAACGTCCTCATCTACTTCGACCTGGACACCAAGCGAGCGATCCTCGGCCGGGTGCACCGGGTCCTGCGGCCGGGCGGCTTCCTGGTGCTGGGTGCCGCGGAGACCACCATCGGGGTGGACGGCGACTGGGAACGGGTGCCGGTCGCCCGGGGCTCGGTCTACCGGCCGGTGCACGGCGGATCCGCCGGGCTGCCCACCCCCCGCACCACCACCACCAATTTCCCGGTGGCGTCCACCTCGACCTTCGTCAACCAAGGAGTGAGCCGATGA
- a CDS encoding response regulator, whose product MRALVIDDSRTMRRIVAHTLEELGFSTVQAGDGQEALDVLESGDQVDLACIDWNMPVMDGLTFVTNVRSRPEWRSITLMMVTTESEHGQIVRALAAGAHEYLIKPFTPDAIRDKLDLLGLLPLEEPV is encoded by the coding sequence ATGAGAGCCCTGGTCATCGACGACTCGCGGACCATGCGCCGCATCGTCGCGCACACCCTGGAGGAGCTGGGCTTCAGCACCGTCCAGGCGGGCGACGGGCAGGAGGCTCTGGACGTCCTGGAATCGGGCGACCAGGTCGACCTGGCCTGCATCGACTGGAACATGCCGGTGATGGACGGACTGACCTTCGTCACCAATGTCCGGTCGCGCCCCGAGTGGCGATCCATCACCCTGATGATGGTCACCACGGAGAGCGAGCACGGTCAGATCGTCCGGGCCTTGGCCGCGGGCGCGCACGAGTACCTGATCAAGCCTTTCACCCCTGACGCGATCCGGGACAAGCTCGACCTGCTCGGGCTGCTCCCGCTGGAGGAACCGGTATGA